A single genomic interval of Bradyrhizobium japonicum USDA 6 harbors:
- a CDS encoding MSMEG_0570 family nitrogen starvation response protein, with protein sequence MPEMHFHVRWPDERIEVCYSPSLVIKDHFAAGTTYALDDFRERSRVALTIAAERVREKYGFLCSRALGQLARIEATAVQFEATPGASVTIVSFEE encoded by the coding sequence ATGCCTGAGATGCACTTCCACGTGCGCTGGCCCGATGAGCGGATCGAGGTCTGCTATTCGCCCTCGCTCGTCATCAAGGATCATTTCGCCGCCGGCACGACCTACGCGCTCGACGACTTTCGCGAGCGCAGCCGCGTTGCGCTGACGATTGCGGCCGAGCGAGTCCGAGAGAAGTACGGCTTTCTCTGCTCGCGCGCGCTCGGGCAACTCGCACGGATCGAGGCGACAGCCGTGCAGTTCGAGGCCACGCCTGGCGCTTCCGTCACTATCGTCTCATTCGAAGAATAG